A genomic region of Pseudomonas frederiksbergensis contains the following coding sequences:
- a CDS encoding sigma-54-dependent transcriptional regulator gives MSNVDNRIQVVLIDDDPHLRQALSQTLDLAGLKILPLAEAKGLASRLERDWPGVVVSDIRMPGMDGLELLSELHAQDPELPVLLITGHGDVPLAVQAMRAGAYDFLEKPFASDALLDSVRRALALRQLVLDNRSLRLALSDRNELSTRLVGQSAPMLRLREQIGALAPTKADVLILGETGAGKEVVARALHDLSNRRNGPFVAINAGALAESVVESELFGHEPGAFTGAQKRRIGKFEFANGGTLFLDEIESMSLDVQVKLLRLLQERVVERLGGNQLIPLDIRIIAATKEDLRQSADQGRFRADLYYRLNVAPLRIPPLRERGEDTLMLFQHFANEASERHGLPPHELQPGQRALLLRHTWPGNVRELQNAAERFALGLELALDNGTPDGSPAPHSAALSGNLSEQVENFEKNLIAAELARAHSSLRSVAEALGIPRKTLHDKLRKHGLNFADGAGANSNADELD, from the coding sequence ATGAGCAACGTCGACAATCGGATTCAAGTGGTGCTGATCGACGACGATCCGCATCTGCGTCAGGCCCTGAGCCAGACCCTGGACCTCGCTGGTCTGAAAATCCTCCCATTGGCCGAAGCCAAGGGCCTTGCCTCGCGCCTTGAGCGCGACTGGCCGGGCGTGGTGGTCAGTGACATCCGCATGCCGGGCATGGACGGCCTCGAACTGTTGAGCGAATTGCACGCTCAGGACCCGGAGCTGCCAGTGTTGCTGATCACCGGCCACGGCGACGTGCCGTTGGCTGTACAGGCGATGCGCGCCGGCGCTTATGACTTCCTCGAAAAACCGTTCGCCAGTGACGCGTTGCTCGACAGCGTGCGCCGAGCCCTGGCCCTTCGCCAATTGGTGCTGGATAACCGCAGCCTGCGGTTGGCCCTGAGCGACCGCAATGAACTGAGCACTCGACTGGTCGGGCAATCGGCGCCGATGCTGCGCCTGCGTGAACAGATCGGCGCATTGGCCCCGACCAAGGCCGACGTGCTGATCCTCGGTGAAACCGGGGCCGGCAAGGAAGTGGTGGCCCGCGCCCTGCACGACCTGTCGAACCGCCGCAACGGCCCGTTCGTGGCGATCAACGCCGGGGCGCTGGCCGAATCGGTGGTCGAAAGCGAGCTGTTCGGCCACGAACCCGGCGCCTTCACTGGCGCGCAAAAGCGCCGGATCGGTAAATTCGAATTCGCCAACGGCGGCACGCTGTTCCTCGATGAAATCGAAAGCATGAGCCTGGATGTGCAGGTGAAATTGCTGCGCTTGCTGCAAGAGCGGGTGGTCGAGCGTCTGGGTGGCAATCAGCTGATCCCGCTGGACATCCGGATCATCGCCGCGACCAAGGAAGACCTGCGCCAATCGGCGGATCAGGGGCGTTTTCGCGCTGACTTGTACTATCGCCTGAACGTTGCGCCGCTGCGCATTCCGCCGCTGCGCGAACGGGGCGAAGACACGCTGATGCTGTTCCAGCACTTCGCCAATGAAGCCAGTGAGCGCCACGGCCTGCCGCCCCACGAACTGCAACCCGGACAACGGGCCCTGCTGTTGCGCCATACCTGGCCAGGCAACGTCCGCGAACTGCAGAACGCCGCCGAACGCTTCGCGCTGGGCCTGGAACTGGCGCTGGATAACGGTACTCCAGACGGCAGTCCTGCGCCGCACAGCGCAGCGCTTAGCGGTAACCTGAGCGAGCAGGTGGAAAACTTCGAAAAGAACCTGATCGCCGCCGAACTGGCGCGCGCTCACAGCTCACTGCGCAGCGTCGCCGAAGCGCTGGGCATTCCGCGCAAAACCCTGCATGACAAACTGCGCAAACACGGCTTGAACTTTGCCGATGGCGCTGGCGCCAACAGCAATGCCGACGAGCTCGATTGA
- a CDS encoding thioesterase domain-containing protein, with product MNRDSRHLETVLHRDIPLTRDMGLKVLDWQSQQLRLQLPLAANFNHKSTMFGGSLYCGAVLAGWGWLHLRLREEGVQDGHIVIQEGQISYPLPVTRDGIAICAAPSAAVWKKFLAMYQRYGRARLTLHTRVVNTDSDESAVTFTGQYVLHR from the coding sequence ATGAACCGCGACAGTCGTCACCTGGAAACCGTCCTCCACCGCGACATTCCCCTCACGCGGGACATGGGCCTCAAGGTGCTCGACTGGCAGTCGCAACAACTGCGTTTGCAGCTACCGCTGGCAGCCAATTTCAATCACAAAAGCACCATGTTCGGCGGCAGCCTGTATTGCGGTGCGGTGCTGGCGGGTTGGGGTTGGCTGCATTTACGTCTGCGTGAAGAAGGCGTCCAGGACGGGCACATCGTGATTCAGGAAGGCCAGATCAGCTATCCGCTGCCGGTCACCCGCGACGGCATCGCAATCTGCGCTGCGCCGAGTGCGGCGGTGTGGAAGAAGTTTTTGGCGATGTACCAGCGTTATGGGCGGGCACGGTTGACGTTGCATACGCGGGTCGTCAATACCGACAGTGATGAGTCTGCGGTGACGTTTACCGGGCAGTATGTGCTGCACCGATAA
- the cysQ gene encoding 3'(2'),5'-bisphosphate nucleotidase CysQ, whose translation MSHFPQVHPLLAPVVELALKAGEVILPFWRTGTAVTAKADDSPVTAADLAAHHLILAGLTALDPGIPVLSEEDANIAQSVRAGWQRWWLVDPLDGTKEFISGSEEFTVNIALIEQGRVVFGVVSMPTNGRCYFGGAGLGAWRADKDAAPLPIQVRDVPPAGEAFTVVASRRHSSPEQERLLAGLSASLGELQLANIGSSLKFCLLAEGAADCYPRLAPTSQWDTAAAQGVLEGAGGEVLELSGEPFSYPARESLLNSFFLAVPAKAAWREKLLELARS comes from the coding sequence ATGAGTCATTTCCCCCAGGTTCATCCGTTGCTCGCCCCCGTGGTTGAGCTGGCGCTGAAGGCCGGTGAGGTCATCCTGCCGTTCTGGCGCACCGGCACGGCCGTGACCGCCAAGGCCGACGATTCACCGGTCACCGCCGCCGATCTGGCCGCTCATCATCTGATTCTGGCAGGACTTACTGCGCTTGATCCGGGTATCCCGGTGCTCTCGGAAGAAGACGCCAACATTGCGCAATCGGTGCGCGCCGGTTGGCAGCGCTGGTGGCTGGTCGACCCGCTGGATGGGACCAAGGAGTTCATTTCTGGCAGTGAAGAATTCACCGTCAACATCGCACTGATCGAACAGGGACGTGTGGTGTTTGGTGTCGTGTCGATGCCGACCAACGGTCGCTGCTACTTCGGCGGTGCCGGGCTGGGTGCCTGGCGTGCCGACAAGGATGCAGCACCGCTGCCGATTCAGGTCCGTGACGTACCGCCTGCTGGTGAAGCGTTCACCGTGGTCGCCAGCCGTCGGCATTCGAGCCCTGAGCAGGAGCGTTTGCTCGCGGGTTTGAGTGCCAGTCTGGGTGAGCTGCAACTGGCCAATATCGGCAGCTCGCTGAAATTTTGTTTGCTGGCGGAAGGCGCGGCGGATTGTTATCCACGGCTGGCACCGACCTCGCAATGGGACACCGCTGCGGCTCAAGGCGTACTGGAAGGTGCGGGTGGCGAGGTGCTGGAGTTGAGCGGTGAGCCGTTCAGCTATCCGGCGCGAGAGTCGTTATTGAATTCGTTCTTCCTTGCGGTGCCGGCCAAGGCTGCTTGGCGCGAGAAGCTGCTGGAACTGGCTCGCAGTTAA
- the nudE gene encoding ADP compounds hydrolase NudE — protein MRQKPEVLAREIVATSRLFCVEEVQLRFSNGVERTYERLVGKGAGYGAVMIVAMLDSDHAVLVEEYCGGTDAYEMSLPKGLIEPGEDVLAAAERELKEEAGFGARQLEHLTELSLSPGYMSQKIQVVLATDLYEDSLEGDEPEPMRVDRVNLRELAALAQNPQFTEGRALAALYLARDLLTQRGVFQP, from the coding sequence ATGCGCCAGAAACCCGAAGTATTAGCCCGCGAGATCGTCGCCACCAGCCGCTTGTTTTGCGTTGAAGAGGTGCAGCTGCGCTTCTCCAATGGCGTCGAGCGCACCTATGAGCGACTGGTTGGCAAGGGCGCCGGCTATGGCGCGGTGATGATCGTGGCGATGCTCGATTCCGACCACGCGGTGTTGGTCGAAGAATACTGCGGTGGAACCGATGCCTATGAAATGTCGCTGCCCAAGGGCTTGATTGAGCCTGGCGAGGATGTGTTGGCAGCGGCCGAGCGTGAGCTCAAGGAAGAGGCCGGTTTTGGCGCGCGGCAACTGGAACATTTGACCGAGCTGTCGCTGTCGCCCGGTTATATGAGCCAGAAGATTCAGGTGGTATTGGCGACTGACTTGTACGAAGACAGCCTTGAAGGTGACGAGCCGGAGCCGATGCGCGTGGACCGGGTCAATCTGCGAGAGCTCGCGGCGCTGGCGCAAAACCCGCAGTTCACCGAAGGCCGTGCCTTGGCGGCGTTGTACCTGGCCCGTGATCTGCTGACCCAGCGCGGGGTGTTTCAACCATGA
- the yrfG gene encoding GMP/IMP nucleotidase, which translates to MPSLPWRDIDTVLLDMDGTLLDLHYDNHFWMEHLPKRYAELHGVSRAMAELELQPLFERNAGQLQWYCLDFWSAELKLPVRELKLETAHLIALRPDADTFLAAIKQAGKRVVLITNAHRDSLSLKLERVELAPYFERLISSHDYGFAKENPQFWDALRADIDFDPRRSLFIDDTLPILRSARDFGVAHLLAVSQPDSRKEPKDTAEFMAVGDYQELIEGL; encoded by the coding sequence ATGCCATCACTGCCCTGGCGCGACATCGATACCGTTCTGCTGGATATGGACGGCACGCTGCTGGACCTGCACTACGACAACCATTTCTGGATGGAACACCTGCCCAAGCGTTATGCCGAGCTGCATGGTGTCAGTCGGGCCATGGCCGAGCTTGAATTGCAGCCGTTGTTCGAGCGTAACGCCGGTCAGTTGCAATGGTATTGCCTGGACTTCTGGAGCGCTGAGCTGAAGCTGCCGGTGCGCGAGTTGAAACTCGAGACCGCCCATCTGATCGCGTTGCGGCCGGATGCCGATACCTTTCTGGCAGCGATCAAGCAGGCCGGAAAGCGCGTGGTATTGATCACCAACGCCCACCGCGACTCGTTGTCGCTGAAGCTGGAAAGAGTCGAACTGGCGCCCTACTTCGAGCGGCTGATCAGCTCCCACGATTACGGGTTCGCCAAGGAAAACCCGCAATTCTGGGATGCCTTGCGCGCAGATATCGACTTCGACCCACGCCGCAGCCTGTTTATCGACGACACGTTGCCGATCCTGCGCAGCGCACGGGATTTTGGCGTGGCGCATCTATTGGCCGTTAGCCAGCCGGACAGCCGCAAAGAGCCGAAAGACACGGCCGAGTTTATGGCGGTGGGGGATTATCAGGAGCTGATTGAAGGGCTCTGA
- a CDS encoding LysR family transcriptional regulator, with protein sequence MDIKQLKFLIALDETRHFGQAAARCHITQPTLSMRLRSLEEELDLPLVNRGQRFEGFTAPGERVLAWARTVLAACDGLQAEAAACRGNLVGTLRLGVVPLSSFDPLPLMQQLHAEHPNLRFELSALSSEQILEQLANNRLDLGVSYLERLDSERFDSLAFSETRMGLLYDQRFFSFGEKPLSWEALIELPLGMLTSGMHFRQSIDHNFHSRGLSPQPLLQTDAVHQLLQAVHGGLCCAVMPLEGGLETLTEHLRLQPIENAQTLGRLGLIMRRSAPRSALAEACFAHYQKSQTSS encoded by the coding sequence ATGGACATCAAACAGCTGAAATTCCTCATCGCCCTCGACGAAACCCGACACTTCGGCCAGGCCGCTGCGCGTTGCCACATCACTCAGCCAACCCTGTCGATGCGCTTGCGCAGCCTTGAAGAAGAACTCGATCTGCCGTTGGTCAATCGCGGCCAGCGTTTCGAAGGTTTCACCGCACCGGGCGAGCGGGTGCTGGCCTGGGCGCGCACTGTGCTGGCCGCCTGTGACGGTTTGCAGGCCGAGGCCGCAGCCTGTCGCGGCAATCTGGTCGGCACCTTGCGTCTGGGCGTGGTGCCGCTGTCGAGTTTTGATCCGCTGCCGTTGATGCAACAGCTGCACGCCGAACACCCTAACCTGCGTTTCGAACTCTCGGCCTTAAGCTCCGAGCAAATCCTCGAACAACTGGCAAACAATCGCCTGGACCTCGGCGTGTCCTATCTCGAGCGCCTCGACAGCGAGCGTTTCGACTCGCTGGCCTTCAGCGAAACCCGCATGGGGTTGCTCTACGACCAGCGCTTCTTCAGCTTCGGTGAAAAGCCCTTGAGTTGGGAGGCGCTGATCGAACTGCCGCTGGGCATGCTCACCAGCGGCATGCACTTTCGCCAGTCCATCGACCACAATTTCCACAGCCGTGGCCTCAGCCCGCAGCCGTTGTTGCAGACCGACGCGGTCCACCAGTTGTTACAAGCTGTGCACGGCGGTCTGTGTTGCGCGGTGATGCCACTGGAAGGCGGACTCGAAACGCTGACCGAGCATTTGCGCCTGCAACCGATTGAAAATGCGCAAACCCTTGGCCGACTGGGGCTGATCATGCGCCGTAGTGCACCGCGCTCGGCACTGGCTGAAGCGTGTTTCGCGCACTATCAGAAATCACAGACGAGCTCTTGA
- the fdhD gene encoding formate dehydrogenase accessory sulfurtransferase FdhD → MKAKRPVGVTPAVETPAPAASQTYQYCNLDRNESASTALAEEVALAISYNGISQAVMLVTPSDLEDFIVGFSLGSGIISDVSDLYDLQLSGSGSAQYAQVSISNRAFWNLKQQRRQLAGTSGCGLCGVEAVEQALPQLNVLPGAPLPPAQWLEGLRQRIGELQPLGQHSGAVHAAVFMNNQGELLLGREDIGRHNALDKLIGALIRQNIPTAGGLVIVTSRCSLELIQKVLRAGIQTLVSLSSPTGLAVQWARRHNLNLIHLPQKSAPRVYSPAMENQA, encoded by the coding sequence ATGAAAGCCAAGCGTCCGGTCGGCGTGACGCCTGCCGTAGAAACGCCTGCGCCCGCCGCCAGTCAGACTTACCAGTACTGCAACCTCGACCGCAATGAATCAGCCAGCACTGCGCTCGCTGAAGAAGTGGCGTTGGCGATTTCCTATAACGGCATCAGTCAGGCCGTGATGTTGGTCACCCCGAGCGACCTGGAAGACTTCATCGTCGGCTTCAGCCTGGGCAGCGGGATCATCAGCGACGTGTCTGACCTCTATGACCTGCAACTCAGCGGGTCCGGTTCGGCGCAGTACGCGCAGGTCAGCATTTCCAACCGCGCGTTCTGGAACCTCAAGCAGCAACGTCGGCAACTGGCCGGTACCAGCGGTTGTGGGCTCTGTGGCGTCGAAGCCGTAGAGCAAGCCTTGCCGCAACTCAATGTATTGCCCGGCGCGCCATTGCCCCCCGCACAATGGCTTGAAGGCCTGCGCCAGCGCATCGGTGAACTCCAGCCATTGGGCCAGCATAGCGGCGCAGTGCATGCCGCTGTGTTCATGAACAACCAGGGCGAGTTGCTGCTGGGCCGTGAAGACATCGGCCGGCATAACGCGCTCGACAAGCTGATTGGCGCGCTGATCCGCCAGAACATCCCGACGGCGGGCGGACTGGTGATTGTCACCAGCCGTTGCAGCCTCGAACTGATCCAGAAAGTGTTGCGCGCCGGTATCCAGACCTTGGTCAGCCTGTCGTCGCCCACCGGCCTAGCCGTGCAATGGGCGCGCCGGCACAACCTCAATCTTATCCACCTGCCGCAGAAAAGTGCGCCGCGGGTCTATAGCCCTGCGATGGAGAATCAAGCGTGA
- a CDS encoding FdhF/YdeP family oxidoreductase, with the protein MSTDHQADQTPTPRYKPYKPYKGAAGGWGALISVAQAWLTSDNALKNLRMMLKTNQNGGFDCPGCAWGDSPESGMVKFCENGAKAVNWEATKRRVDAAFFAKHSVSSLLEQSDYWLEYQGRLTEPMSYDAETDRYTPISWEAAFALIGKHLQSLPSPDQAEFYTSGRASNEAAYLYQLFVRAFGTNNFPDCSNMCHEASGVAMAQSVGVGKGTVTFDDFEHADAIFVWGQNPGTNHPRMLEPLREAVKRGAQVVCINPLKERGLERFQHPQNPLEMLTNGNKPTNTAYFRPALGGDMALLRGMAKFLLQWEREAQQTDAPSVFDHDFLNEHTASVLDYLGTIDDTSWEQIVEQSGLTLEEIEQAARMYAKGKNVIMCWAMGITQHRHSVPTIQEIANLMLLRGNIGRPGAGLCPVRGHSNVQGDRTMGINERPPAFFLDALERRFQFKVPRENGHNVVEAIHAMLDGRSKVFIGLGGNFAQATPDSPRTFQALSNCDLTVQISTKLNRSHLAHGKEALILPCLGRTDIDLQTEGTQAVTVEDSFSMVHASNGQLQPLSKQMRSEPSIIAGIAAATLGATPVDWNWLVADYRRIRELIADTIPGFKDFNQKIENPGGFYLGNSARTRRWNTPSGRAHFRANILPADLVHERTRATGQLPDLIMQSMRSHDQYNTTIYGLDDRYRGVKGQRDVLFVNEADIIRLGFKPGQKADIVSIWDDGRERRVKGFTLLAFDIPAGQAAAYYPEVNPLVPLESTGDGSHTPTSKFIAIRLEAASETGLIMARSA; encoded by the coding sequence GTGAGCACGGATCATCAAGCCGACCAGACACCCACCCCGCGCTACAAGCCTTACAAGCCCTACAAGGGCGCGGCCGGTGGCTGGGGCGCGCTGATCAGTGTCGCCCAGGCGTGGCTGACCAGTGACAACGCGCTGAAAAACCTGCGCATGATGCTCAAGACCAACCAGAACGGCGGCTTCGACTGCCCGGGCTGCGCCTGGGGTGATTCGCCGGAAAGCGGCATGGTCAAGTTCTGTGAAAACGGCGCCAAAGCGGTCAACTGGGAAGCGACCAAGCGCCGGGTCGATGCCGCGTTCTTCGCCAAACACAGCGTCAGCTCGCTGCTGGAACAAAGTGACTACTGGCTCGAATATCAAGGCCGGCTGACCGAGCCGATGAGCTACGACGCCGAAACCGACCGTTACACCCCCATCAGCTGGGAGGCGGCCTTTGCGCTGATCGGCAAACACCTGCAGAGCCTGCCGAGTCCGGACCAGGCCGAGTTCTACACGTCGGGCCGTGCCAGCAACGAAGCGGCGTATCTCTATCAGCTATTCGTCCGTGCGTTCGGCACCAATAACTTCCCCGACTGTTCGAACATGTGCCACGAGGCCAGCGGTGTGGCCATGGCGCAAAGTGTCGGCGTCGGCAAAGGCACGGTGACCTTCGACGACTTCGAACACGCCGACGCGATTTTCGTCTGGGGCCAGAACCCCGGCACCAACCATCCACGGATGCTCGAACCCCTGCGCGAAGCGGTGAAACGCGGCGCTCAGGTGGTGTGCATCAATCCGCTCAAAGAGCGTGGCCTGGAGCGTTTCCAGCACCCGCAGAACCCGCTCGAAATGCTCACCAACGGTAACAAGCCGACCAACACTGCGTACTTCCGTCCAGCGTTGGGGGGGGACATGGCGCTGCTGCGCGGCATGGCCAAGTTCCTGCTGCAATGGGAACGCGAGGCGCAACAGACCGACGCGCCATCGGTGTTCGACCACGATTTCCTCAACGAACACACCGCCAGCGTGCTCGACTACCTGGGCACGATCGACGACACCTCGTGGGAGCAGATCGTCGAGCAGTCAGGGCTGACCCTGGAAGAGATCGAGCAAGCAGCGCGCATGTACGCCAAAGGCAAGAACGTAATCATGTGCTGGGCCATGGGCATTACCCAGCACCGGCACTCGGTACCGACCATTCAGGAAATCGCCAACCTGATGCTGCTGCGCGGCAACATCGGCCGCCCGGGCGCTGGCTTGTGCCCGGTGCGGGGGCACAGCAATGTGCAAGGCGACCGGACCATGGGCATCAACGAACGCCCGCCGGCGTTCTTCCTCGATGCGCTGGAACGTCGCTTCCAGTTCAAGGTGCCGCGTGAGAACGGTCACAACGTGGTCGAAGCCATCCACGCGATGCTCGACGGTCGCTCGAAAGTCTTCATCGGTCTGGGCGGCAACTTTGCCCAAGCCACGCCGGACAGCCCACGGACCTTCCAGGCCCTGAGCAATTGCGACCTCACCGTGCAGATCAGCACCAAACTCAACCGCAGCCATCTGGCGCACGGTAAAGAAGCGCTGATCCTGCCGTGCCTGGGCCGCACCGACATCGACTTGCAAACCGAAGGGACGCAAGCGGTGACGGTCGAAGACTCGTTCAGCATGGTTCACGCCTCCAACGGCCAACTGCAGCCGCTGTCGAAACAGATGCGTTCGGAGCCGTCGATCATCGCCGGTATCGCCGCCGCAACCTTGGGCGCCACGCCTGTCGACTGGAATTGGCTGGTGGCCGATTACCGCCGTATCCGCGAGCTGATTGCCGACACTATTCCGGGCTTCAAGGACTTCAACCAGAAAATCGAGAACCCGGGCGGCTTCTATCTGGGGAACAGCGCACGTACCCGGCGCTGGAACACTCCGTCGGGTCGCGCCCATTTCCGCGCGAACATCCTGCCGGCCGATCTGGTGCACGAGCGCACCCGCGCCACCGGGCAGTTGCCGGACCTGATCATGCAATCGATGCGCTCTCACGATCAGTACAACACCACCATTTACGGTCTCGACGACCGTTACCGTGGGGTCAAGGGCCAGCGTGACGTGCTGTTCGTCAACGAAGCCGACATCATTCGCCTGGGTTTCAAACCGGGGCAGAAAGCCGATATCGTGTCGATATGGGATGACGGTCGTGAGCGCCGCGTCAAAGGCTTCACCTTGCTGGCGTTCGATATTCCCGCCGGACAAGCAGCCGCTTACTACCCGGAAGTGAACCCGTTGGTGCCGCTGGAAAGCACCGGTGACGGCAGCCACACACCGACCTCGAAGTTCATTGCGATCCGTTTGGAAGCGGCAAGCGAGACCGGGCTGATCATGGCCAGGTCAGCTTAA
- a CDS encoding glycine zipper domain-containing protein has protein sequence MKFSSILLLSLGLISGAASAGGTAEAGVGGALGGVLGSVVGQSLGGNTGSTIGAALGGAGGSAVGANKHSRGEAAIGGALGAAGGNVVGRSMGGTSGSLIGAAAGGGAGGALGNYMGNQSNNEDRGGRRGHDDRRYYRDDDHRGRGHAYGHHKHHHDYRDRD, from the coding sequence ATGAAGTTCTCCTCGATTCTCTTGTTGTCCCTTGGCCTGATCAGTGGCGCCGCTTCTGCCGGTGGTACCGCCGAAGCAGGTGTGGGCGGCGCATTGGGCGGGGTTCTTGGCTCGGTGGTGGGTCAATCGCTGGGCGGTAACACCGGCTCGACCATTGGCGCGGCCCTGGGTGGCGCGGGTGGTAGTGCGGTAGGTGCCAACAAACACAGCCGTGGCGAAGCGGCCATCGGGGGTGCGCTCGGCGCAGCCGGCGGTAACGTGGTCGGCCGCAGCATGGGCGGCACTTCGGGCAGCCTTATCGGCGCAGCAGCCGGCGGTGGTGCTGGTGGTGCGCTGGGTAACTACATGGGCAACCAGAGCAATAACGAAGACCGTGGCGGCCGTCGCGGGCACGATGACCGCCGTTACTACCGCGATGATGACCACCGCGGTCGTGGTCATGCTTACGGCCATCACAAGCATCATCACGACTATCGTGATCGCGACTAA
- a CDS encoding acyl-CoA thioesterase, whose amino-acid sequence MSNPIPQRSDYRHFQPIITRWHDNDVYGHVNNVTYYSFFDTAVNTYLIEVGGLDIHDGDVVGFVVSSACDYFASIAFPERIEIGLRVGKMGSSSVQYELAVFKAGEADACAAGRFVQVFVDRASNQPVAIPVGLREALERLVVL is encoded by the coding sequence ATGTCCAATCCGATACCCCAGCGCTCCGACTACCGCCACTTTCAGCCGATCATCACCCGTTGGCACGACAACGATGTTTATGGCCATGTGAACAACGTGACCTACTACAGCTTTTTCGACACGGCGGTGAATACCTACCTGATCGAAGTCGGTGGTTTGGATATTCACGACGGTGACGTAGTGGGGTTTGTGGTGAGTTCGGCGTGCGATTACTTCGCCTCGATCGCTTTTCCCGAGCGCATTGAAATCGGATTGCGGGTGGGTAAGATGGGCAGCAGTTCGGTGCAATACGAGCTGGCGGTGTTCAAGGCCGGGGAAGCGGACGCCTGCGCGGCAGGACGCTTTGTGCAGGTGTTTGTGGATCGGGCCTCGAATCAGCCGGTGGCGATTCCTGTCGGGTTGCGCGAGGCGTTGGAGCGGTTGGTGGTGCTTTGA